One Rosa chinensis cultivar Old Blush chromosome 5, RchiOBHm-V2, whole genome shotgun sequence genomic region harbors:
- the LOC112165910 gene encoding sugar carrier protein C, producing MPAVGIASGGRSKEYAGELTRYVMVTCIIAAMGGLIFGYDIGISGGVTSMDSFLNKFFPSVYRKKELDKSTNQYCQYDSQTLTMFTSSLYLAALMASIVAATVTRKFGRKLSMFFGGVLFCSGAIINGAASAVWMLILGRILLGFGIGFSNQSVPLYLSEMAPSKFRGALNIGFQLSITLGILAANLLNYFFAKIKGGWGWRLSLGGAMVPALIITVGSLILPDTPNSMIERGQHEEAETQLRRIRGVDDVSEEFNDLVIASDESKKIEDPWRNLLQRKYRPQLCMAILIPFFQQLTGINVIMFYAPVLFNTIGFGSDASLISAVITGLVNVAATIVSMYGVDKWGRRKLFLEGGTQMLICQIVVAACIGAKFGLDGNADNLPKWYAIVVVVFICTYVAGFAWSWGPLGWLVPSEIFPLEIRSAAQSVNVSVNMIFTFIVAQVFLTMLCHLKFGLFIFFAFFVCVMSVFVYLFLPETKGIPIEEMSRVWKQHWYWKRFVTDEDYPNDGYEMSKPTIVNIV from the coding sequence ATGCCTGCCGTAGGTATTGCCAGTGGTGGCCGCAGCAAGGAGTATGCCGGAGAACTCACCCGTTATGTTATGGTAACATGCATCATCGCGGCCATGGGAGGGCTGATTTTCGGCTACGACATTGGAATCTCCGGTGGTGTAACGTCCATGGACTCGTTCCTGAACAAGTTCTTTCCCTCTGTGTATCGTAAGAAGGAGCTAGACAAGTCGACCAACCAGTACTGCCAGTATGACAGTCAGACGTTGACTATGTTCACGTCTTCCTTATACTTGGCTGCTCTCATGGCGTCGATTGTGGCCGCCACCGTGACTCGGAAGTTTGGCCGGAAATTGTCCATGTTCTTCGGTGGTGTTCTCTTCTGCTCCGGCGCCATCATCAATGGCGCTGCCAGTGCTGTGTGGATGTTGATTCTTGGCCGGATACTCCTCGGTTTCGGTATCGGATTCTCCAATCAGTCTGTGCCACTCTACTTGTCTGAGATGGCACCATCCAAGTTCAGAGGAGCTCTCAACATCGGTTTCCAGCTTTCTATCACGCTTGGCATCCTTGCCGCCAATCTGTTGAATTACTTTTTTGCCAAGATAAAGGGCGGTTGGGGATGGCGTTTGAGTTTGGGTGGTGCAATGGTCCCTGCCCTTATCATCACCGTTGGCTCCCTAATATTACCAGACACACCAAACTCTATGATCGAACGCGGCCAGCACGAGGAGGCCGAGACACAACTCCGGAGGATTCGCGGTGTTGATGATGTCAGCGAGGAGTTCAATGACCTTGTCATAGCTAGTGATGAGTCCAAGAAGATAGAGGATCCATGGAGGAATCTGCTCCAGAGGAAGTACAGGCCCCAACTTTGCATGGCAATTCTGATTCCATTCTTTCAGCAGCTTACCGGTATCAATGTGATCATGTTCTATGCTCCTGTGTTGTTCAACACAATTGGTTTCGGAAGTGATGCTTCTCTCATATCGGCTGTGATCACCGGACTTGTTAATGTTGCTGCAACAATTGTTTCGATGTATGGTGTTGATAAGTGGGGAAGGAGGAAGCTCTTCCTTGAGGGTGGAACTCAAATGTTGATATGCCAGATAGTTGTGGCGGCTTGTATTGGTGCAAAATTTGGATTGGATGGAAATGCTGATAACTTGCCAAAGTGGTATGCAATTGTTGTGGTAGTTTTCATCTGCACATATGTAGCAGGGTTTGCTTGGTCATGGGGTCCTCTAGGGTGGCTAGTCCCTAGTGAAATCTTCCCCTTGGAAATCAGATCAGCTGCTCAGAGTGTCAATGTCTCAGTCAACATGATCTTCACCTTCATTGTGGCTCAAGTCTTCTTGACAATGTTGTGCCACTTGAAATTCgggctcttcatcttctttgcaTTCTTCGTGTGTGTCATGTCCGTTTTCGTGTACTTGTTCTTGCCCGAGACAAAGGGGATCCCAATTGAAGAGATGAGCAGGGTGTGGAAGCAGCATTGGTACTGGAAGAGATTTGTTACCGATGAAGATTACCCCAACGATGGTTATGAGATGAGCAAGCCAACAATTGTCAACATTGTGTAA